The sequence ACTCAAGTCTAGTCCACTCCCAGATGTTTCTAACAAGCCAAAAACCAGACCAAACCATTgactatggagtgagaacgaagctctggaATCTTGCCCATCTGCAGCTCACGCGCAGACGCGAGCAGTTGCGGCGTTTTCCATCGTGCGGCTTTCTCAGACCACCAATGACCATGAAACCACTTCCTAGACCTAGCCAAAAACCATaaggttctaacccaacaaaccatgcacaaatccatggcctgaggaaggagaacgtaCCCCCTTTCCTCAGAACACTGAACCTGCGCGAACCATGCACCAGAAACCAATAGCTTCATGTCTGACCATTCCAGCCCCAGACCGACTACACCACTCAACCATAAGGACCCTAAGACACGTCCCTAACCCCTTGCCAACAGCCTGATCCGAACCATATCAGAAAAGCAAAGAAAAAACGTGAGAAAATATGGGAAAAGAACATATACGGTTCAACATGGTTGCATATTCTTTATAAAATCTCACACACATGCAATATCAATGGTTTTCATGCAAGAATCAAAATATAAAACTTAAACGGTGGCCAAAAAGAGAATTCAAACGTGCCTTGGTTGATTTTCAAAGTAGAAACGTGAATAGGGCGCGTACGACGATCACCGGGACGAACGATCTTCAAAACTTCGattaaatcttcaaaaatcGTGTGTGATAGTGTATGAAATCTGATGAGTGTGAGGGGAGGGGGATAGATGGCGGCTAGGGTATTCAACGTGAAGAAGGAATGAAAATATAggctaaaatattatttggtgattatcacaattatttagaattttgggaagataatatatcatatttaatacaaaaatatatataactcttaaaagttaaataaattatgatagattttcgtaatatatatttttataattttaaaagtccttCAAAAGCCTttaaaatatcttattttagtgaaaattgattccatatatatctatatatataaaaactattattttctaaaaaatgataccttaaaataatattttaaggctcataaaattatcataaaaatatttggaataaAATTCATATATCTCGTTCATCCACGGTCCCACCTACGCGATCGAAAAACACAAATTCTAAACTCATAAATAGCATAAATGcaggttaaatgataaaaatagaatttaaataatgcaaataaattcacatatttcacataaagtcatttaacccattttctaaattttaaaataattaattttcccaattatgcatgcggatttacgtaaatGAATTTTCGGGCATTACACCTCCAAAAGCAAATTTCCTAATTTAAAGATTTTTTCCTGAATTCGGcaccgcgctcgatcggttaaaacgTACCGATCGAGCGCACATAACTCTAAACAAGGTTTCGTCTTTTCTCCTCCAtacgctcgatcggtagaatgttgcggatcgagcggatTATGCTCCGTCTCAAACTTCATTGTTCAATCtccacctcgctcgatcggtagaaaaccgcggatcgagcgagcttcATTCTGATTTAATTTTCCGGAAAAATGCTATGCCCTACACAATAAACCCGGAAGCATGTAATGTAGACATGATGTATGAAATACAAACAAAaagttaattaaaacaaatgaatgcatgcaaaaatgacaataaaatgatattaaaatatgcaacaacaAAAACACCACTATCACTCGTGGCGAATCACATGGGAAGGATTCGCAACGTACTTCCTCAGCATAGATATATGAAAGACATTGTATACACCTTCCAAGTTTGGAGGCAACACTACTCGAGAATCTCGAGCTCCAACTTTCTCTAGGATCTCAAAAGGTCCTATATACCTTGGACTCAACTTTCCCTTTTtaccaaacctcatcactccCTTCCAAGTTAACACCTTCAAGAAGACATGGTCACCTACCTCGAATTCCAAGTCCCTACGCCGCTGGTCGGCATAGATTTTTTGTCGACTCTGAGATGTCAACATTCTGTCTCCGATCTTTGCTATCAAGCTCATTGTCTGATTCACTATCTTTGATCAAGGGATCACAACTCTCTCTCCGACTTCATTCCAATGTAAGGGAGTCCTACACTTACTCCCATACAATGCcacataaggagccataccaatAGTAGTTTGATAACTATATATTGTTATAAGTGAACTACACTAAGGACAACTTCGACTCCCAACTGCCTCCGAAGTCGATCATATAAGTCCTCAACATATCCTCGAGTATCTGGATCACTCGTTCTGACTGTCCAACTGTTTGCGGATGGAATGTTGTGCTGAAGGTTAATTTATTACCTAATCCTCTGTGTAAACTTCCCCAAAATCCTGAGGTAAACCtaggatctctatcagacacaattCTGGCTGAAGCTCCATACAATCTGACTATCTCCCAAATGTGCAACTCTGCATACTGATTCATCAAGAAGTTAGTCCAAACTGATAGGAAATGATCTGACTTTGTCAATCTGTCAACTATCACCCAAATAGAATTCATCATTTCTTGGTGTGACTGGAAATCCTATCACGAAGTCCATGGTGACATCTTCCCACTTCCACGTGAAAATCGGCAATGGTTTCAGAAGTCCTGCTGGTCTCTGAtgttcagctttcacctgttgacaagtTGGACATTCATTCACAAACTTAACGATGCCCTTCTTCATACTGACCACCAATATAATAACTGCGAATTCTTAAACATTTTCGTACactggatgaatggaatacaaTACAATGTGTGCTTCTGTCATCACAAACTATAAGTGAGTCAACTGATGGCACCCACATTCTGCCTTTGTGATGCACAATCCCATCTTTGACTATATAAAATgtaccacccttggcctcatccctTTGCTTTCACGTTACCAACTGTTGTTCTGAACCTTGGCCTGCTTGAATTCTATAAAGAAAACTCGGTATCACTGTTAAGGTTGATGATCAACCACCTCTAACCTCAGtctctcaaaatctgcaatcaACTCCTGTTGATTTGTCAAATGATTCAAAGTTGCAAACTTGTGACTCAAAgaatctgctactacattagccttgcccggatggtagctaagcTGCAATCGTAATCTTTCGCCAATTACAACCATCGCCtatgtctcatgttcaatttctTATAAGTAAAGAAGTACTTTAGGCTCTTATGCTCGGTGAAGATTTGACACTTCTCCCCATACAGATAATGTCTCCATTTCAAAGCGAAAACAACTGTTTCCAACTCAAGATTGTGAGTCGGATAGtttctctcatgaattttcAGTTGTGGAGATGCGTAAGTTATCACCTTGTCATCTTGCATCAAAAAAACCCATAAACCACtcttggaagcatatgtaaatACCACAAAACAGCCAGTTCCTTCTGTAATAGCTAACATTGGATCTATCATCAATCTTTCCTTTAGCTCAACAAAACTCTTCTCGCACTGATCTGACCACTCGAACTTCACCCCTTTCTGGGTCAAAGATATCAGTGGTAATGCTATCTTGGAAAAATCCTGAATGAATCTCCGGTAGTAACCctctaaacccaagaaactccgTATTTCTATAACATTCTTCGTAGCAATCGAATTCCAAATCACTTCTACCTTAGAGGGATCAACCTCGATTCCTTTTGCTGAAACTAGatgacccaaaaatgcaatctgctctaaccaaaattcacatttactAAACTTGGCAAAAATCTGTTTCTCCTTAATAATCTGTAAGAGTGTAGTCAAATGCTGACGATGCTCATCCAGACTACGTGAGTAGATCAGTATGTCATCTATAAAaactatgacaaactgatccaagaaaggttaaaataccctattcatcaaatccatgaacaatGTCGGTGCATTGGTCAACCTAAACGGCATAACcagaaactcatagtggccgTATCGAGTCCTGAAATCCGTTTTCTGCCCATCCTCATCTTTCACCTTCAACTGATGGTAGCCTGATCGCAGACCGATCTTAGAAAATACCATTGCCCCTTGCAAGTGGTCGAATAGATAATCTATTCTCGGCAAtggatatttgttcttcattGTAACTCGGTTCAGCTCTCTATAGTCTGTAACGCCCCAGATTTGATGACTAtcctcactgtatcaagacgggtctttccaACGTGCTTatatcctcactcacacgcaccctaaAAAACTTCTCAGAGAATCactcatcctataattgccccaagtcaagcacgcttaactttggactTTTTATGTGATGAGCTACCGAAAATAAGATGCACCTTTTTGATAAGTAGTCCCtatcaaatcttttaagccATCCTCAACCGTGTAGTcacatacctacacagtctcagaatccctctcattccggcatgaGATTGGTTCATTCACgtctccctccgcctaaaaGCCTGTCAGGAGCcactcattgtccgtgcaacctcttggcaccggcgatcactccccaccctcttcagccccggacgttacatgcccaccagcttccgcttggtttgtCCCCGAACCATATCGTACTATGAgtggtcggctctgataccaactgtaaCGCCCCATATTTGACGATTAtcctcactgtatcaagacgggtattttcagcgtgcttatgtcttcacccacacgcaccctgagaaacttctcagggggtcacccatcctatatgTGGGGACTCGAGTCGCTAATCaaatcttagggcaattaatgaatgaGCATACCTTGATTCAATTTTAATCaaacaagaattttttttttccgaaaggggtgcgctcgggcgccGCATAaaacccaactctcgggttgaaATGGTTGGGGCTGCGCTTGAGCTGCAATAAAATGCAGTTCGAGCGCTGCCCTGAGCAGAAAAATGCCCTGTTTTGCATTCTTAATTCTGATCTGTCAAATCCTTCCTAAAACATGTTATTTCAAGTCTAAAAAATGCATTGACATACAACTCAAGTTCCAAACATGTTCACAAGAATTAAGTACATCCATCTAGTAACTTAAAACCCACCAAAAGAGTTAAACTAAATAAGATGTTCAACATGTTCTTCAAACCATAACATGTACttgtcttctaacatgtttattAATACTATGTAAGATACAACTTCTGCTAAACACtcgagtcaccacatgctaagaCTTTCTCTCGAGCTACCCGTGTTatctctgactagctcctgcctcatctgttgtcatgcacacatacaaaacaagacaacaaccaaAAACTACAATGAGAAACATATTTCTCAGTATAAGCGACATAAACATGTTAAACATGTAGTATCAATTatatatcaactcaagataTAAAGTAAAGCCAAAGCCAAAATCTATAAACGAACTCGTTCATCGAGATTCGTATCCAAACTCGACATCAAGATTTGTATCCGATCTTGGTattcaagattcgtatccgatcttaaCTTGGATATATCCAAATTTCATAGTTCGTATCCGACACAACATCAAATGTAAAcaacataaatcaaatatccATTTACCTGAGATGGATTAACAATTCATATTCTCAATCAAAACATATAtctaaacaagtatgtgatttttccgggaTACTCAAGAAACATCATTCTCATGTTTCAAATCTCATTTCGatcaaagtcgtcttataccttttcttTTCTCGATTCTTGagtgcttcaaatctgaacaatCAATATCAAAGAActcattcaaaatatattcaaattCATTATTCAATTTTCAAGAAGacaacttcaaaccttgctCCAATCTTTCCCGGTTTGAAGGCTGAAATATCGAGTCGTCAAACTTCACtacaaatctgaaatgaagtgatCATAAGCTAACAATATCACTAATGAACTCATATCATGTTCATCTCAATCAACAAGACTCAAAAGTATAGCAATTCTGAAATCGACGACGTTACggtacaaaatcggtaaccgaaacggaTAATATCAATGTTATCAATCATATCTCATCTATAACACCAATAAatgatcaagatatcatcaatatatcATCATATCAGAAGTGCAAGAGTCAACTATATTCTGGAAAATCATAAGAGCTACGAACGATATCcgttcttcgatccggtttcAATATAACAAGGATTCtaatctcaagaacacatattcctAATCATAATCTGATTTCTCCATCAACCCATTTTCAAAATATACTGGAAACCTCagaatacttacatcaaatcgaagctctTCTTTCAAGGATCACGGAACTAtgctcggaatttaattcggatggacggatcttgagatatctaaatttgaagatgaaacccaAGGAAGAAGATGAGGTTTCGGTTTCTTGCTGCAAAATTTGATGAAAATGTGTTGTGTAATATGATATACACGTTCATACACATATACAAGACATGTGTCCCACTCACATATAGCTATTTGCACTTTAACCCCTTAactcttcactatttgcaactagcccttgaaacttctttttaattcaatttcaatcctaaataatttaagaatattagaatttaaatctaaactccaaaattctcaaatctcggattaaaaataaataatctcaAGCCTTATAATTCTTCCCCTCTAagacatgatttcgtcctcgaaatcgcatgaaATCTGTGCACATataagataataaataaaaGGAATACTGAATaagactcacatcagtgaaataactCAGGAAATCTTTGTCTCATATCTTCTTCTGTCTCCCACGTTGCCTCTTCGAtcccatgtcgactccactgaactttgactaactGCATGGAAttgtttctgagttgctttaCTTTTTGATCAAGAATttgaataggctgctcaaaataactcagagtctcgtcaagttctgCTTTGTCAGGCTGGAGAATATTAGATACATCAGGTTGGTATTTCCTCAGCatagatacatgaaagacatcatgtttTCCAGATAAATATGGAGGCAATgcaagtcgataagcaagatgcCCTATCTTCTCAATGATTTCATGAGGACCTATAAATCTTAGAGACAACTTTCccctcttgccaaatctgaaaGTGCCtctgaaagaagaaatcttcaagaacactcagtctccctgttcaaaacacaAAGGTCGGCGTCAGACATTGGCATACCTCTCTTGTCGGTCTTGAGTCGTCTTCATTCGCTTCTGAATGAGTTTCACTTTTCTCGGTCATttctctgatcatatctggcccaatatcATGTGcctctgagatatcatcccaataaagaaGAGATctacacttcttcccatataaagcttcaaatggagccatctcgatactcatctgataactgttattgtacgagaactccacaaatggtaatgaatcttgccaactagtgttAAAATCTAACACTatagctctaagcatatcctcaagagtctggATAGTccactctgactgtccatctgtcttaGAAtaataagcagtactcaaatgcaatcgagtacctaAAGCTTGCTGTaggctgtgccaaaagtgcaatgtaaatctagggtctcgatctaaAACAATAgtttaggcacaccatgcaatcttaccacttctctaacGTAAATATCTGCAATCTGATCATGTCGATACGTCATcttgtatggaatgaaacacgctgattttgtcaatcaatcaataatcacccaa comes from Henckelia pumila isolate YLH828 chromosome 4, ASM3356847v2, whole genome shotgun sequence and encodes:
- the LOC140861522 gene encoding uncharacterized protein, with protein sequence MTEKSETHSEANEDDSRPTREISSFRGTFRFGKRGKLSLRFIGPHEIIEKIGHLAYRLALPPYLSGKHDVFHVSMLRKYQPDVSNILQPDKAELDETLSYFEQPIQILDQKVKQLRNNSMQLVKVQWSRHGIEEATWETEEDMRQRFPELFH